GATCCGCTCACCGCGCGCATCCCGCACGCCATCTTTCAAACCAACCACAATCCTGCAAGGCATGAACTGCTCCTTATGAAATCTGTGAAGTGTGAGGCGTGAAGGGTGAGTGATTATAAAGCATTATACTCTTCACTCCTCACTCCTCACCCCTCACTCATCTTTAATTGTCGCCAAAAACCCTTCTAAAACCATATCAACACACATCCGTCGACTCCTCACTGCCAGATTCAGGGCCTCTGGCACAAAAACTGTGACTGATGCTCGCCTGCTGACCAAGGAATATCTGCGGTGTACACCCCGGACAGGTCGCGAACATCCTTGCAATCTCCTGCTGTGCCAGTTCGGGATGGTTATTCTCTTCACTTAAGTGGGCCAGGAACACGGCTTCAAGCCCGTCCCAGGCGAGTCGCTGCAGGAGCTCAGCCGCTGAACGATTCGACAGGTGGCCGTGGCGCCCCTGAATCCGTTGTTTCAGGTGCCAGGGATAGGGGCCATCCAGCAGCATCTGTTCATCATGATTGCTCTCCAGCACCAGGATTCGCGAGCCTTCAAGGCGATCGACGACAAGCCGGGTCGAAAGACCCAGGTCCGTAGCGTAACCGATACGTCCCTCACGGGAATCAATGGTAAAACCGATCGGGTCAACCGCATCGTGCGTGGTCGAAAAGCTGGAGATTTCAAGACCGGCATGGGTAAAGCGTTGACCGGCGGTAATATAGCGGATATCGGCAATCGACCCGAGTCGAGATATTGCAGCGGCAGTTTCTGGAACGATGTAGACAGGAATTTTGTGGCGTCGGGCCAGAGGCCCGATACCACTGACATGGTCATGATGTTCATGGGTAACTAACAGGGCATCGAGATCATCGGCGCTAAGGCCAATTTCGCGCAGGCGACGATCGATTTCACGTGCAGAAAGGCCGGCATCAATCAATAAATGACAGCCGTCCGATTCGATCAGAGTCGCGTTGCCACGACTTCCACTGGCTAGCAGACAAACCCGCAAGAAATCTATCGCCCCTTCTTCCCCGTACAGGCCTGAGCTTATACCCGAAAACTCGGATCAGGGCAAGCAGAAAAGGGGAAATTAGTGGGCCGTTGTCAGGCGTCTGAACATCTAAAATGCGGGGCTTATAGATAGATATAACAGGGTGTTCATCGGCCTGAAAGAGGCCGGCACCCGGTCACCGGCAGACAGGTTGTCAAAGGACTCACACCGGGTAAAACAACGAATCGCAATCCCCGATCATTTCATGTTAAAGTGGCCCTTATTTTAATCAGCAACGACTAAACCGCATCAACCATCAATTAAAGGCTGGCCGCTCTTGATCTCGGCCCTTCCCTGAAGACGTTTATTTTAGTAAAGGCAAAATAGCCATGACCAGATTTTACTGCCTTTTGATCTGCTGCCTGCTCCTCGTTTCACAACCTGCGCTTGCCCAGGATGACGCCTTTATCCCGACTACCCCCGCGCGCCTGAAGACCACATTTGAAACACTCTCTCTCCCCGGCGGCGAAAAGATGGGCCTGCTGGGGGGCTCTTTTTTATTTAAAACCACAGATTCGCTGTCTCTGGGCGGCAGCAGCTACGGCGCGCTCACGGGCAACCGCGGCGGATTTATAACCCTCGGTCTGGCGGCTGAGCTACAAAAGCAGCTTCCCGGCAGCACTGAGGTTAACGCCGGGATGTTTATCGGCGCGGGCGGAGGTCGTGGCGGCAACGCCCTGCAAGGTGGCGGGCTGATGCTGCGCTATCATCTGGGTGGGCAATATAACACCCGAAAGTTTGGCAGCCTGGGTGCGGGCCTGAGTTATGTTGATTTTCCAAACGGGCATATCGAAAGCCTGCAGCCCTATCTCTCCTATGCCTACCCCTTTACCACCCTGTTCTCAACCGGCTGGTTCTCTGAACCTCCGCAACCATCCCGGGCCGATGACGCAGTCACAATCGTCAACCAGGAATTCGCCGTCGTTTACCAGGTCTATGACATCCCGTCGGATGTGCACAAGGATAATGGCAACCTGCAGCACCAGAGGCTCAATTTGATGGGGGTTGAATGGGATCGCTACCTCAATGACAACCTGTTTCTCAAGCTCGGATCTGCCGGTGCCATGGGGGGTGAAAGTAACGGCTACATGCAGTTGCAGCTTGGCGCCGGTGCCCGCCTGCCGATAACCGCCAGCACCGCATTAAAACTTTCCACCACCGCCGGTTACGCCGGTGGCGGCGGTGTAGCTACCGGCGGCGGTCTGCTGCTCGACGCCTCACTGGCTCTGCAGCAGGATCTGTGGCGGAGCTGGTTTTCTGAAGTCTCGGCTGGTTATGTTTTCGCGCCCGATGGCGAGTTCAAAGCCACCAGCCTGTCAGGCAAGCTGGGCTACCGCTTCAGAACCCCGGGCGTCGAGGGGGACAAAACCCTGCTCTCTTCTCTTTCGCGGTTCAGCCCGCAAAATATGCGGATCCGCCTGGTCCACCAGAGCTACATTAAGGCCGCCAGCGACTGGCGCAAACGTAACGCCGATGAGAATGTGAACCTGCTCGGGTTCCAGCTGGACAGCTTTTTAAATAAGTACTTCTATTTAACCGGCCAGGGGATCGCGGCCTACCAGGGACAGGCCGGCGGCTATATGACCGGCCTGGTCGGGATCGGGGCGACACACCCGCTGTTTAACAGTCCTCTCTCTCTGGAGGTTGAAGGCCTGATGGGGGCCGCTGGTGGCGGCGGGCTCGATGTCGCCGGAGGGCTGGTGTGGCAGGCTAATGCCGGCCTGGACTATAAGCTTTCGAAGGCCTGCAGTGTCATGGGCAGCTATGGTTACATGGCCGCGCCCAGGGGTGCGTTCCGGGCCAAAGTCATAGGCTTGTCACTGAACTACAAATTCAGCTTTTTTACTCTCTCCCATTGACGCAGATTTTTTTTGCCGCGCCTGTAACGAAGAACGAGCCCGGGGGACTTTATGACGCGCCCTCAAGTTTTCGGGGTGACGCGGCCAGGGCGACGACAATATCGACTGTACAACCAAGCCAGGGGTTTGCAATTTAGCAAAATTTGTATAATCTTCAGCTTAAGAAACCCCGGGACGACTTAACCTCAAACGTAAACGAGATGTCTGCTAACCACCAAATCTGAAGGGAACAGGTCACATTTATGGCTCAAAAAATTGCCATCAACGGCTTCGGCAGAATCGGTCGAAATCTGCTGCGGATCACAACCCAGAATGACGCCTTAGAGGTTGTTGCGATTAATGACTTGACTGATGCTGAAACCCTGGCCCATCTGTTTAAATATGACTCGGTGCATGGAACTTTTGCCGGCGAAGTCAGTGTGGACAAGGGAGATCTGATCGTCAACGGCAAGCGCATCCGGATTTATTCTGAGCCGGACCCGGCCAAACTTCCGTGGAAAGAGTACAACATAAATGTCGTGGTCGAATCGACCGGTCATTTCACCAAACGCAGCGCCGCCGCCAAACACCTTGAAGCAGGTGCCCGCCGGGTCCTGATCAGTGCTCCGGGCAAAGGGGATATTGATGGCACCTTCTGCATGGGGATCAACGAACACCTCTATGATCCGAGCAAACACTTCATTATTTCCAACGCATCCTGCACCACCAATTGCCTGGCTCCCATCGCCAAGGTTCTGGATGACGAATTCGGCATCCAGCGCGGCATGATGACCACGGTTCACTCCTACACCAACGATCAGAAAATCCTCGACCTCCCCCACTCTGACCTGCGGCGCGGCCGTGCCGCGGCGATGTCGATGATACCCACCACCACCGGCGCCGCGCAGGCGGTTGGCCTGGTGCTGCCGCAGCTCCAGGGGAAGCTGTTCGGCATGGCGGTGCGGGTGCCGACCCCGAATGTTTCTCTGATCGATCTGGTGATCAACACCGAACGCGAAGCCAGCGTAGAAAGTGTCAATGCCGCCATGAAAACCGCCGCTGAAGGAAACCTGAAGGGGATTCTTGAATACTGCGATCTGCCGCTGGTCTCGCGCGACTTTAATGGCTGCGCAGCCTCATCAACCTATGATGCCTCATTCACCACGGTGATTGACGGTCACATGGTCAAGGTTCTCGCCTGGTA
Above is a genomic segment from Geopsychrobacter electrodiphilus DSM 16401 containing:
- the gap gene encoding type I glyceraldehyde-3-phosphate dehydrogenase, which encodes MAQKIAINGFGRIGRNLLRITTQNDALEVVAINDLTDAETLAHLFKYDSVHGTFAGEVSVDKGDLIVNGKRIRIYSEPDPAKLPWKEYNINVVVESTGHFTKRSAAAKHLEAGARRVLISAPGKGDIDGTFCMGINEHLYDPSKHFIISNASCTTNCLAPIAKVLDDEFGIQRGMMTTVHSYTNDQKILDLPHSDLRRGRAAAMSMIPTTTGAAQAVGLVLPQLQGKLFGMAVRVPTPNVSLIDLVINTEREASVESVNAAMKTAAEGNLKGILEYCDLPLVSRDFNGCAASSTYDASFTTVIDGHMVKVLAWYDNEWGYSNRVNDMVAYIAAREN
- a CDS encoding MBL fold metallo-hydrolase, with the protein product MRVCLLASGSRGNATLIESDGCHLLIDAGLSAREIDRRLREIGLSADDLDALLVTHEHHDHVSGIGPLARRHKIPVYIVPETAAAISRLGSIADIRYITAGQRFTHAGLEISSFSTTHDAVDPIGFTIDSREGRIGYATDLGLSTRLVVDRLEGSRILVLESNHDEQMLLDGPYPWHLKQRIQGRHGHLSNRSAAELLQRLAWDGLEAVFLAHLSEENNHPELAQQEIARMFATCPGCTPQIFLGQQASISHSFCARGPESGSEESTDVC